Proteins encoded in a region of the Pocillopora verrucosa isolate sample1 chromosome 11, ASM3666991v2, whole genome shotgun sequence genome:
- the LOC131786729 gene encoding uncharacterized protein: protein MFYLEKKLSVLPGTTQSSAVPSCQPLISQTPLPPPSGVYWIDPVGGLQANAFKAYCDMETDGGGWTLVWSYSFTNYSFFRESFNAVTPRPNWNVKAEADVPISSNPPLHETDYNAMNFSFWKQLGRQVLIKSNINNWLVCHPGTGSLVDWQDGDINCRIIKYVTATCRETLAPSVLKVSTGYGPKFLNTKLYYYFDGYTGSSWPTHDPCGQNWSNHLKGVAEPHGNIFIR, encoded by the exons ATGTTCTACCTTGAAAAG AAATTATCTGTGCTTCCAGGTACTACTCAATCGTCAGCGGTTCCCTCGTGCCAGCCCCTCATCAGTCAAACTCCTCTTCCCCCTCCCTCGGGTGTTTATTGGATTGATCCTGTTGGTGGGCTCCAAGCCAACGCTTTCAAAGCTTACTGTGACATGGAAACTGATGGAGGAGGCTGGACGCTAGTGTGGAGTTATTCTTTCACCAATTACAGCTTTTTCAGAGAAAGTTTCAACGCAGTGACACCCAGACCCAACTGGAATGTAAAAGCTGAAGCAGATGTTCCCATCTCTTCTAACCCTCCATTACAcgaaacagactacaacgccatgAACTTCTCCTTCTGGAAACAACTCGGCAGACAGGtcctcatcaagagcaacataaacaactggctggtgtgtCATCCGGGAACTGGCAGCTTGGTAGATTGGCAGGATGGTGACATCAACTGTCGGATCATCAAATATGTGACTGCCACGTGCAGAGAGACACTTGCACCTTCAGTATTAAAAGTGAGTACAGGCTATGGACCGAAATTCCTAAACACCAAATTGTACTATTATTTCGACGGTTACACCGGGAGTTCCTGGCCAACTCATGATCCATGCGGACAAAACTGGTCCAACCATTTGAAAGGCGTGGCTGAGCCTCATGGAAACATTTTCATTCGTTAG
- the LOC131786734 gene encoding U3 small nucleolar ribonucleoprotein protein IMP4 yields MLRRQARLRREYLYRKSTEDKERVTYERKKKLKTALEEGKPIPTELRKDEAALRKAIEFDDEKHEETGSHQDDEYAWAGVRDPKIMITTSHSPSSRLKQFAKELRLIFPNSQRLNRGNYVMSQLIQACRANEVTDLILVHEHRGEPDGLVVSHLPFGPTAYFTLSNTVMRHDIPKIGTMSEAYPHLIFHNFNSKLGERVKSILKYLYPVPKDESKRVITFANQEDYISFRHHTYKKVDGQVELAEVGPRFEMKVYEIKLGTVDQNEADVEWRLRPYMNTSKKRKVLSS; encoded by the exons ATG TTAAGGAGACAGGCAAGGCTCAGGAGAGAATACCTTTATCGAAAGTCCACCGAGGACAAGGAACGAGTGACTtatgagagaaagaaaaagttgaagACTGCTTTGGAAG AGGGAAAGCCAATTCCAACAGAGTTGAGGAAGGATGAAGCTGCACTAAGAAAGGCCATTGAATTTGATGATGAGAAACATGAAG AGACTGGCTCTCACCAGGATGATGAATATGCCTGGGCGGGAGTGCGAGATCCCaagataatgataacaacatcTCACAGCCCAAGCTCAAGGCTGAAACAGTTTGCTAAG GAACTACGATTAATTTTTCCTAACAGTCAGCGATTGAATCGTGGTAACTATGTGATGAGTCAACTGATTCAGGCTTGTAGAGCTAATGAAGTTACAGACTTAATATTGGTTCATGAGCACAGAGGAGAACCAG ATGGTCTGGTTGTTTCCCATCTCCCATTTGGTCCCACGGCTTATTTCACCTTATCAAACACAGTCATGAGACATGATATTCCTAAAATTGGCACCATGTCAGAGGCATACCCGCATTTGATTTTTCATAACTTCAATTCGAAACTTGGAGAAAGG gTCAAAAGTATTCTAAAGTATTTATATCCAGTTCCTAAAGACGAGAGCAAAAGAGTGATCACATTTGCAAACCAGGAAGACTATATCTCATTCAG GCACCACACATACAAGAAAGTCGATGGACAGGTTGAATTAGCAGAAGTAGGACCACGATTTGAAATGAAAG TTTATGAAATCAAGCTTGGAACAGTTGATCAGAATGAAGCTGATGTGGAATGGAGGCTACGACCCTACATGAACACATCCAAGAAGAGAAAAGTGCTTAGTAGCTAG
- the LOC131786735 gene encoding protein rolling stone-like: MCREEFRLRNFKLWHPILRDFTHSRWLSLPFFLAYRLVVSGYNFAWLLYNIYLYRAKLFIFLTNWTYLILNLFFLQATSLSLCAFCNEYRNSRGTHPNTNDKPESSVAVEMGSGDDKPESSETATEVAHDEDALRFHHKFFWLLYIISANAGLLVTVGYWTVLYEEDEPVDLNNITKHALNSVFMVIDTFLNSIPVRLFHFIYALVYTFVYLAFTVVYWQLGGTNIQGQPHIYELLDYNNFEASTGWLVAFFLLLVLPVLQLMLFGLVKLRDCLRGTQHND, translated from the exons ATGTGTCGAGAAGAATTTCGTTTGCGAAACTTTAAATTATGGCACCCGATCCTGCGAGATTTTACACATTCCCGG tggCTGTCCTTGCCCTTTTTCCTTGCCTACCGTTTGGTTGTCTCTGGTTACAATTTCGCCTGGCTTCTCTACAACATTTACCTCTACCGGGCTAAGCTGTTCATTTTCCTGACAAATTGGACTTACCTCATCCTCAACCTGTTTTTCCTGCAAGCCACATCACTCTCCCTTTGCGCTTTTTGTAACGAATATCGAAATAGCCGTGGAACTCACCCCAATACTAACGACAAACCAGAGTCGAGCGTCGCGGTCGAGATGGGATCTGGTGACGACAAACCCGAAAGTAGTGAAACCGCGACTGAAGTAGCTCACGATGAAGATGCTCTGCGGTTTcatcacaaatttttttggcttctttACATCATCAGTGCCAACGCAGGTTTATTAGTGACCGTAGGGTACTGGACAGTGCTGTATGAAGAAGACGAACCAGTCGACCTGAACAATATAACCAAGCACGCTCTCAATTCCGTGTTCATGGTGATTGACACATTCCTTAACTCGATCCCAGTACGCCTCTTCCATTTTATATACGCCCTGGTTTATACCTTCGTATACTTGGCCTTTACTGTGGTTTATTGGCAGCTGGGCGGCACTAACATTCAAGGGCAGCCTCATATCTACGAACTACTTGATTACAACAACTTCGAAGCGTCCACTGGCTGGCTGGtagctttttttcttctccttgttcTGCCAGTTTTACAACTGatgttgtttggtctcgtcaagTTGAGAGATTGCCTTCGaggaacacaacacaatgactaa
- the LOC131786741 gene encoding protein rolling stone-like: MCGEEFRLRNFKFWHPFQRDFSESRWLSLPVFVTYRVIVTAYNLGWLFYNMYLFGAKLFIYLTNWTFLILNIYFVYATTLSCIALYKDVKKQNEAVPKASGKDGPDEYIEIGTGDDSNRTNAREVDNLRLHHKIFWVIYVISATAGIWITAGYWTILFENDTVDANNITKHALNSVFMVIDTSLSSIPIRLFHWVYALLYLVIYILFSVFYWLAGGTNNQGKPYIYSALNYGDFPTTTAILIVVFLLVVLPILHLIYFGLTKLRDYFYKKYKSQ; this comes from the exons ATGTGTGGGGAAGAGTTTCGCctgagaaattttaaattttggcatCCATTTCAACGAGACTTCTCGGAATCGAGG TGGCTGTCCTTACCTGTTTTTGTAACGTACCGTGTGATAGTCACTGCCTACAACCTTGGATGGCTGTTCTACAACATGTACCTGTTCGGAGCCAAGCTTTTTATTTACCTAACAAACTGGACTTTCCTTATCTTAAACATCTACTTTGTCTACGCAACTACTCTATCCTGTATTGCCCTTTACAAAGATGTAAAGAAGCAGAACGAAGCTGTTCCAAAAGCAAGCGGCAAGGACGGACCAGATGAATACATAGAGATTGGTACTGGTGACGACTCTAATCGCACCAACGCCCGCGAAGTTGATAATCTGCGGTTGCATCATAAAATTTTCTGGGTCATCTACGTCATCTCAGCAACAGCAGGAATATGGATTACCGCTGGATACTGGACCATTCTCTTCGAAAACGACACTGTCGATGCCAATAACATCACAAAGCATGCGCTCAACTCTGTTTTCATGGTGATTGACACTTCTCTGAGCTCGATTCCAATCCGCCTCTTCCACTGGGTGTACGCCTTGTTGTACTTAGTCATATACATTCTTTTCTCGGTTTTCTATTGGCTGGCTGGAGGTACCAATAATCAGGGTAAACCTTACATCTACTCTGCGTTGAATTACGGTGATTTCCCGACGACCACCGCAATTCTTATAGTGGTTTTTCTTCTCGTGGTTCTGCCgattttgcatctgatttaCTTCGGTTTAACTAAGTTACGAGATTATTTCTATAAAAAGTATAAAAGCCAATGA